One genomic segment of Pandoraea sputorum includes these proteins:
- a CDS encoding CsgG/HfaB family protein, whose product MAGCSEKAADTSQAQAPASATSAAAPVPDVGKVETEKVTASGFGDTAGEATTEAMKLALLQVNGAVVQAQSVVAKYGLDVSLGQDSASLRANAFAEVVAQRSGGVIQHLRVLSLDEPGVLNKRFKATIEADIAKFKPSADMQKLKVVVGPVLFAQDRLPMGDIAVPSSEVAAVLRQRVSDALVQTGRFAVLDREMSPEIEHELDIIASGQAPSAELTKLSQAASADLVWSARVSAFNYTRMARQLRTSDRQLVSYSGGWALSQKMVNVATRQVTAAGSLSNAMPATAPTTLSNGVDSQRILTEMVDQASKAIVSAILQSTFPITVLARDGTNVVVSQGGQALREGGRYAVVAMGNEFKDPQTGQSLGRTENPCCELVVERVTQNLSYGHLDNVRAGLNLDTLPIAGLQVRGELAGRPAQASQQATAQAGTQAVAAAGPKSAKKSTPSVGAQAAPAQDDKW is encoded by the coding sequence ATGGCTGGCTGCTCCGAAAAGGCGGCTGACACTTCTCAGGCGCAAGCGCCTGCCTCGGCAACGTCCGCTGCCGCCCCTGTGCCGGACGTCGGCAAGGTCGAGACCGAAAAGGTGACGGCCTCGGGCTTCGGCGACACCGCTGGCGAAGCCACGACGGAAGCCATGAAACTCGCGCTGTTGCAGGTCAACGGCGCGGTCGTGCAGGCGCAGAGCGTCGTCGCCAAGTACGGCCTCGACGTCAGCCTTGGTCAGGATTCGGCATCGCTGCGTGCGAACGCCTTTGCCGAAGTCGTCGCGCAGCGTTCGGGCGGCGTGATTCAGCACCTGCGCGTGTTGAGTCTCGATGAACCCGGCGTGCTCAACAAGCGCTTCAAAGCCACCATCGAAGCCGACATCGCGAAGTTCAAGCCGTCTGCAGACATGCAGAAGCTGAAGGTCGTCGTCGGGCCGGTGCTGTTTGCGCAGGATCGTCTGCCGATGGGCGACATCGCTGTGCCGTCGAGCGAAGTGGCGGCTGTGCTGCGTCAACGCGTGAGCGACGCGCTGGTGCAGACTGGACGCTTCGCCGTGCTCGATCGCGAGATGAGCCCGGAGATCGAGCATGAACTGGACATCATCGCGTCTGGCCAAGCCCCGAGCGCAGAACTGACGAAGCTCTCGCAGGCAGCCAGCGCCGATCTGGTGTGGAGTGCGCGAGTGAGTGCGTTCAACTACACGCGTATGGCCCGCCAGTTGCGCACGAGCGATCGTCAGCTCGTGAGCTATTCGGGCGGCTGGGCACTCTCGCAGAAGATGGTGAACGTGGCGACGCGTCAGGTCACGGCGGCCGGTTCGCTGAGCAATGCGATGCCCGCGACAGCCCCGACTACGCTGAGCAACGGTGTCGACAGCCAGCGCATTCTCACCGAGATGGTCGATCAGGCCAGCAAGGCGATCGTGAGCGCGATTCTGCAGTCGACGTTCCCGATCACGGTGCTCGCCCGCGACGGCACCAACGTCGTCGTCAGCCAGGGCGGTCAGGCGCTGCGCGAAGGCGGTCGGTACGCGGTCGTAGCGATGGGCAACGAGTTCAAGGATCCGCAGACGGGGCAAAGTCTCGGCCGCACCGAGAACCCGTGCTGCGAGCTGGTCGTGGAGCGCGTGACGCAGAACCTGTCGTACGGCCATCTGGACAACGTGCGTGCCGGTCTGAATCTCGACACGCTGCCGATTGCCGGTCTTCAGGTGCGCGGCGAGTTGGCAGGACGTCCTGCACAAGCGTCGCAGCAAGCTACGGCGCAAGCCGGGACGCAGGCCGTAGCAGCAGCGGGTCCGAAGTCGGCAAAGAAGTCCACGCCGTCAGTCGGCGCTCAGGCAGCGCCTGCGCAGGACGACAAGTGGTAA
- a CDS encoding CreA family protein codes for MKKAVALALMLAASWAHAEKIGDVSTAFKFVGPDHKIVVDAYDDPKVKGVTCYVSRAKTGGLKGMVGLAEDKAEASIACRPVGPISFTGPLPKEEEVFSEGLSPLFKKLRIVRMVDKARNTLVYLTYSDKLIDGSPQNSVTAVPVDRATQIPMK; via the coding sequence ATGAAGAAAGCAGTCGCGCTGGCGCTGATGCTCGCCGCGAGTTGGGCCCATGCCGAGAAGATCGGCGATGTCAGCACCGCATTCAAGTTCGTCGGGCCGGATCACAAGATCGTCGTCGACGCGTACGACGATCCCAAGGTAAAAGGCGTGACCTGCTATGTCTCGCGCGCCAAGACCGGCGGCCTCAAGGGCATGGTCGGACTCGCCGAGGACAAGGCCGAGGCGTCGATTGCGTGCCGTCCAGTCGGTCCGATCTCCTTCACCGGCCCGCTCCCCAAGGAAGAAGAAGTCTTCTCCGAAGGGCTGTCGCCCCTGTTCAAGAAGCTGCGCATCGTGCGCATGGTCGACAAGGCGCGCAATACGCTCGTCTATCTCACCTACTCCGACAAGCTCATCGACGGCTCGCCGCAAAACAGCGTCACCGCCGTGCCGGTAGATCGTGCAACGCAGATTCCGATGAAGTGA